Genomic window (Toxotes jaculatrix isolate fToxJac2 chromosome 10, fToxJac2.pri, whole genome shotgun sequence):
GCTGTTAAAGCAGTAAGAAGCTGCTTTTTAAAGCTGACCTTGTTGCCAGCTCAGCCACACCGTTCCTCTGCCGGTACATGAACAGGCTCATGCGGTCGGCCCTCATCATGAAGCTGAGGTGTCTCATGAGGTTGAAGACAGACTTCTCCATCTGCAGGTTGTCCTGGATGTCCCGCATCAAGTCAAAGAGGACCTCACTCTCCTCCACCGTCGTCAGGTCGTGAAACTTGCTGATGTCCACCGCCGCCTTCCGGTTGTTGTCCAGCAGGTCTGAGACGATCTTAGGCCGGAAGTTGATGTCATAGTACTGCTTGGCGAACTGTGGGTTGGCATCCAGGAACTGCTCGGCTGCTGCTGCATCCACCATGGCTGCTACTGACAGGGAAGATACTCTGACAGTTCAAAACATATGGCAGCGATGGACGTCCAAAGTGGGAAAGGTCTGGTTGGGGAGAGTGTTCGCAACATGTCATCTCTTATTCAACAGCTGCTCAGGAACTAGGCTACCACTTTGCAAGGCATTTAACCTAAActgatgaaacagagaaaaaccctccaaaacctaaccctaaaaaaatgaatgcatgtcCAATTTCCGTTCCTCTTTTAGCCCTGGTTTGGTCTCCCAACAACTCCtgagaaaattttgacttctgtAGTTTGATGCTGGGCAGGAAGTGTACGGGTGTAATCAGTTATTTGAGAAAACAGCTGCCTCCTGCAGCTGGAAATGGGGCTGATGTGAGCACCAAGACTGAACCACACAGTAAATGTAgtctaaaaccaaaacaatgaataaaaagaagctaaaaagctgagcagagctgcagggtCAGGGGATAATagtctgtgggtttgtcactatgaggAATCCCTGTGTACGACTGTGTATGACCTAGTTCAAAATTGTCCCCCATTTATTCTTAGTAATTAACCTGCTAGCACTGCAAATTGGTGGGTGTTACCACATCTGGATACATATTTGTTCATTCAGTAGTCCTCAATGATTATCCCTTCTGGCTTATTATATTGTTCCTATGTCAAAGATACTTTACAAACAAATTCATCGATAATGATAATGTATAACACACAGGTGTGTCCCACAGAtctaacagattttttttttaaaataaaaaacgaGCAGTCGTACCTGTTACAGTCCTTGTATTGTCTCCAGCAAAGTGTATAAGCCCTCCGTCCGGCTAACCAACTCTGCAGgtgtctgagaaaagaaaagggattACCAGGATGGTTTTAAACGGTCATGTGTGGACATAAGCCTGCATCCAATTACAACGCTGGGATTATGATACCTTCCAATGTTTAGTGACACAACCTGGGACTCCTTTCTTCATCTCACTACAAGACACTGTTAACGCTTATGGGCTCTTATGCAGTGTCTTGAAAATGAGTACTCATGGCGTGCAGCCTGTTGAACTGAAATAATCTGTTCATTAGCCATCTATCGACTACATGCATGCAGGTTTTTTGGCAGATACCTTCTCAACAAAAATTCTGCCATATTTATGGAGTTGAAATCTCTGAGTTTGTACAGGGTGTTGCAGGTCCTGATAATAATCCAGATCTGGTGGAAGTAAATTCTCAATCCACATCACACACGGATttgtatttacagtgttttgtgacAAATAAATCATGTTTGTTATCAGAGTACTTCCttgttccttttatttttctattataagaGCTAGACAAACATGTGTAggattgtttggccttggcGGAGGTATGTCCTCTGCTGAGTGCCCCTCTAGTTTTTTATGGCTTAAGAACATTATCAGTATTAGTGATTTATGGTTAACTATGAAACAAGGCCTGACGATCATTAAATTATTCTTTTTCATCAACAGCTCTCTACTTTATCTACTGTTTGTTACTATGCAACTTTGCAATATAAATTAAGGTAGTAATGCTGTCATTCAGCTCTCGTTCAGttaatctgctgctgtcatGTAGGAGTGTAACAGAGAGTCAACAACACTCCCTTTTCGACACTCCCTGTTACACATACCCTCAGATTCAGTATTGTTGGTTATGACATGGCAAAAACATAGGATCATACGTCTTTGCTCTCCAGTGACGAACCACAAACACCAGTCACTTTCACACCTTctgacacagagagaagcaaaaagaagagaagtCACATCACGTTTTCAGAACTgtactgtttttctgtgtcagatCTTTTTCCACGTTTCTGAACAACCAGCTACCATTTATATAGACTGTTAACGtgcaaattttttaaaatgaaagaaattaaagGGACGTTAAAGGGAACTGAACTGTTGTTACTCAACATGTAAAACCTAAACAAAAATGAGTAACTAAAACTCATCTACACTCAGTCCCCTCCTGACACTCCCTGAGGTGCAtgttacatatacatatactcATAATGTATCACGTCTCTTCCCCCTCTGGTGATGAACCACTAACACCAGGCACCTTCACACCCTTTCTGAGGAATATGAGACAGAGTATAACAAACTGTAATAACGTAAGAAGTTATATCACTGGGGATAACAAAAAACCTTTTCTCAGAGCTGTGCAgatgattttacttttacttactgAGAGGTGTCAATCAATGAGGGTCTGTTCAGAGAGCTGCAATGCAAAAAGAACCCTCACTATGTTTGGATTCCCCATTACCAGCATCAACATGACAAATGTGGATGTTACGCTGTAGGCTGGGTCTAGTTTAATCAGCTGGGTGGGGGACTGCTTCTTACTGACCAACTATGAATTAACTGTTTCTCTGTAATGCAGGTGTTGTATAAGAGTTTAGGTTTTGATCCGGTcagtcatgaaaataaaatagttgTAAAATTTGGCGCTGCTCAGGGACGAACAAGACGCGCGTGTTTCTGGAAGGTTCGTGTCAGGATATTACAGTTTAAGCATaagtttttatttaatcttttggttatctgcttttttttcgCTGCAAACTGAatcatcttcacacacacacacaatctttgTCACGGCAGGTCATGTGACGCTGGCCGCACGTTCCATGAAACGTCATCACGCACGGAGCCTCAGACCCGTGTAAAATGAATTTGAGGCGGAATCAAACTCGACGGCGTGAACACAACCTCAGACTAACTTCATGAAAGCGACTGATTCGAGCTCAGGTCAGTAACTTTACACATTCtcgacaacatttttttttttttcgcgtACAGGAGCAAAACGTCCCGTTAAATTACTTTAGTTGGCTCAAGTTTCAACCGGTGTCCACGTTGACAGCTTGTTTACAATGGTGCTCATTCATAGGTCCGCAAACACAACGCAGCGTTGGCAGCTCCGGGCCTGAGCTGACTCAGACTGCGTTGGACAGAGTGATTCAGTTCATTTAATGTTCCTTAAAAGtgttgtaaacattttaaaattaccATTTAGTAGCatcagattgtgtgtgtgtgtatatatatatttatatagccTCAGTTCACAAAAGGGAAGCTACTCCACTTCTCAGTATAAACTGTAAGCATTTAAATAGCCTGTAGGCATCAGCAGTAATCTCATTAACATCACTACACATGCCCTCTCTTGGAAAACAGTGCGAGTTAACGTTACTGTAATCTTATTAACGTTAGAAGTTTGAGGAAGCTTTAAATACCATAAATAATTGTGCAGAGGACCAGCCGttcacaggaggaggaaggtgataGAAAAGTATTAAAAAGAGACTATTAACCTGCTATTAATGAAAAGACCGTTAAGTAtggtaaattaaataaaaaaaaaaaaagataaattcaCTATAAGTGAAGTTCCAGTCACTATGCAGCTGAAGCATTTTCCATGCtattaactgaactgaacttttcCCCCTCACCAGGGGCTCGATCATGACTCATGGCAGTGACTGCTGTACAACAGCAGAGGGTGGAGCGGAGGGtgaccagcagcagcctctcaTTCTGGAGAGAGTGGAGAAAGAAGCGGGACAGAGCTGTCTAACCGGTGTGTTGCATCGGCTGAAGAAGCACTGCTCCTGCACCCCGCAGAAGGCTAAATCCAAAATACTGGGCTTTTTCCCAATTCTGAGATGGCTGCCACACTACAAGGTCAGGGACTGGCTTCTGGGCGATGTCATGTCAGGACTAATTGTTGGCATCCTATTGGTCCCCCAGTCCATAGCTTATTCCTTATTGGCCAGTCAAGACCCTATATATGGCCTCTAcacctctttcttctcctccatcatctATGCCCTCCTGGGCAGTTCCAGACACATCTCAGTGGGGATTTTCGGGGTGCTCTGCCTACTCGTGGGTCAGGTTGTGGACAGGGAGTTAGCTTTGGCAGGATACCTGACAGAGAGCACCAGCATCAGTAGTAACAACAGTGCTGCCTTGCTGGCCGGCCTGGGTAACGGCAGTGTCGGGGTGGAGTGTGACAGAAGCTGCTATGCGATCGCAGTGGGAGCCACGGTTACCTTTACTGCTGGGGTTTACCAGGTAAGTGAGCAGGGGCGACCTTATGGACTAGACAGTCACAAATTATCATACGCTAAATGTGTCTGTTGTAACAAATGAGTCGTCAGTGTATGGTATCGAAAATGTCGGATGCAGCTCAGAAGACAAATATCTTGAGTGGTTTGTTACCTGTCTGTTTACTCCTGCTTAACTCTTCCTCTCAGGTGCTAATGGGCATTTTCCAGGTAGGCTTCATCTCCGTCTACCTCTCTGACTCCCTTCTCAGTGGCTTCGCCACAGGAGCCTCCCTGACCATCCTCACTTCCCAGTTCAAGTACCTTCTGGGCCTGAAAATCCCCAGGCCCCAGGGCTGGTTCACTCTGTTCAAGACCTGGTACAGCATACTCACCAATCTGGGGAATGCAAACATTTGTGACCTGGTGACGAGTTTGGTGTGTTTGCTGATACTGATTCCTTCCAAGGAGCTCAACGATCGCTTCAAGGCCAAGCTGAAGGTAAAGACACATCGCAGATGAGCTTATAttagtttgtttaaaatgttgaaaacatttaaaatgttttgttttccaaaactATTTGCAGTCGGTAACAGGATAAAGGTTTGTCTTCAATCACCAACATTGCCAGCTACAAAAATTGCCAACTAACTAGCAGGTCATAGTTCAGCATAGAGTTGAGACTGAGGCAAAGgtgcaaattaaaataaattgtgaTTCTACTAGTGCTAAATTTCTACACTGTCCAGCAGTTCTGTATTATGTGTGTAATGAGAATTACCattcatgtaaacaaacacagatttttaattgtgttttctcttgtgtttttttatcttttccttACCCAGGCCCCAATTCCCTTTGAGCTCTTTGTGGTGATAATTGCGACACTGGCTTCTCACTTCGGCCACTTCAACACAGAGTATGGCTCAGGTGTGGCTGGCGACATCCCCACAGGCTTCCTCCCTCCCCAGTTGCCCCTATGGTCTCTGATTCCCAACGTGGCTGTTGACGCCTTCTCCATCGCCATCGTGGGATTTGCCATCACCGTCTCACTGTCGGAAATGTTCGCCAAGAAGCACGGCTACACAGTGGACGCCAACCAGGAGATGTACGCCATCGGCTTCTGCAACATCCTGCCATCGTTCTTCCGCTGCTTCACCACCAGCGCTGCTCTGACGAAGACCCTCGTCAAGGAGTCAACAGGGTGCCAGACTCAAATGTCCGGGGTGGTCAGTGCCCTtgtcctgctgctggtgctTCTGGTTATCGCACCGCTCTTCTATTCCCTTCAGAAGTAAGCATACCAAAATATTAATTACTAATCAATTGAATGTTATTCCATTTCCAAATGAATCTCCTAATTAGTAGGCGCATAATGGGCCACATAACACATAACGAGACTTAAAACACATAGAATCACAGGGTGGGAGCGATAGAATAAGAAAAGTCAGCTGTATAGAGAAAGCTGATAACCCGAACATAACCCTGAATGTCTTGGACCTGGAACGTTTCCTAAATATAGTTCCTACTTCTGTAAAAGCCGGTCAGAGTCATGTCTGCCTGACTCACTGTAGTAATTTCACTCTTCAACAGTCGGACTGGGCTGTTCTTAGTGGCCAGAGTGAGTCTCAGATATTTATCTCTTATCTGTTAAATGCAGTCATCATTGTACAGCATGTTTTACCAGCCACATGCAACTGAGACACATTCACAAGTTGTGATCTGTAGAGCCTCATTCTCTGCATTCATCAATTAAATCCATTCTTAGATTTCTTTTGTTCAAACAATGTCAAATGGTAATATTAACAATAAAAtctaaaagttttaaaagttttccaACCAAACTGTATCTGAGTAgtgctcaaaacaaaacacaaaacacaattaaagtTTAAATCCCTAAGTTTATCAGCATGGCAGTCAGATTTTATCTGAAGTAAAACCTGATTCAGGCTTAAACTACGTTTCACACATTCCAGTGTTCCTGATTGTGTTGGGATTCAAGGGATTTTGTTCTAGTTAATGGGGTAACTTAAACATTTGCTTGCAgctcttatctttttttttttttttttacacaatgaAAAAGCTTTCAAGGTTAGACTTAGACAAATACAGATAACCTGTGGTTATAGTCCAGGGTTAATCAGTTTGCTCTTGCTCTGCAGAGGCTGCGCTGCTTCAGATATCATTAGGCAACAACATTTCAGCGAGGATACAGAACTTCCATGTGAATATTACCAGAGAATATTATGGAAtaaggaggagaaaaatgaattaataaaataaacGAGCTGATTGCCAACTAGAAAGATGAATGGGACTTCTTACATACTGGGAGAAGTGTCGAGTCTTGTGTGAGCCTTGATCACTGTCCACTGATTGTGACTGAGGCTCATGATTGGTAATGATTTGCTTCTGTGCAGGTgtgttacacacatacacgcctGTAGACAAACTCACTGATCATTAGCAATGTGTCGATCAATAATGTCAAACATCTGCTGAGGAcggtttgttttctctttgttatCTCTTCTTACCCCTGCACCCCACCCCGtttctttgtatttgtataGCTGATTGTGTCTGTTACTCTCAGTGTCTTAACCTTTGCCCCTCAGTCTGAGGGGCTGAGGggcaaatattaaaaaacagtttgaagtcTCATTTATACACTTTAAAAACCTGAAATCTGCTGATGTTATGTGCTGTCAGTTTTCACACTGACAATGTGAAATCAGGACTCGGTGACACCTCTGACCTTTGCCCTTTCCTTCTCCTGCCCAGGTGTGTTCTTGCTGTCATCATTGTGGTTAACCTCCGCGGCGCTCTACGGAAGTTCACCGACATTCCCCGCATGTGGCGCGTAAATCGTGTTGACGCCTCCATCTGGCTGATCACCATGTTGACCTCGTCGGTGGTCAACACGGAGCTGGGTCTCCTTGTGGGGTTTTTGGTGTCAGCCTTCTTCGTCCTGGGCAGAACCCAGCGAGTCCAGGTCCTGGAGCTTGGCAGGGCTTCAACCAGGGAGCATTATGAGGACCTGTCGTCTTATCACGGCCTTCAAACACATCCAGGAGTGGCTGTTTTCAGATACGAAGCTCCAATCTATTA
Coding sequences:
- the slc26a2 gene encoding sulfate transporter, translated to MTHGSDCCTTAEGGAEGDQQQPLILERVEKEAGQSCLTGVLHRLKKHCSCTPQKAKSKILGFFPILRWLPHYKVRDWLLGDVMSGLIVGILLVPQSIAYSLLASQDPIYGLYTSFFSSIIYALLGSSRHISVGIFGVLCLLVGQVVDRELALAGYLTESTSISSNNSAALLAGLGNGSVGVECDRSCYAIAVGATVTFTAGVYQVLMGIFQVGFISVYLSDSLLSGFATGASLTILTSQFKYLLGLKIPRPQGWFTLFKTWYSILTNLGNANICDLVTSLVCLLILIPSKELNDRFKAKLKAPIPFELFVVIIATLASHFGHFNTEYGSGVAGDIPTGFLPPQLPLWSLIPNVAVDAFSIAIVGFAITVSLSEMFAKKHGYTVDANQEMYAIGFCNILPSFFRCFTTSAALTKTLVKESTGCQTQMSGVVSALVLLLVLLVIAPLFYSLQKCVLAVIIVVNLRGALRKFTDIPRMWRVNRVDASIWLITMLTSSVVNTELGLLVGFLVSAFFVLGRTQRVQVLELGRASTREHYEDLSSYHGLQTHPGVAVFRYEAPIYYANQSLFKKSLYKCVGLDPVKEKTQRLKFKKKKKKSKQQEDAAEVPNMKSEGADECKEDEAEATATVTLMLDERSRRSLRSIVIDCSAVLFLDTAGVNALKEVCKDYGALGVKVVLAQCNTSVLDSLERGGYYPDKKGGDGGESKIVFFTIADAVRHVQSLSATNGDCDTKC